Proteins from a genomic interval of Corythoichthys intestinalis isolate RoL2023-P3 chromosome 3, ASM3026506v1, whole genome shotgun sequence:
- the enkd1 gene encoding enkurin domain-containing protein 1 isoform X2, with amino-acid sequence MCEGPSSICGPIPPDPSLFPQYYKRPASALGRLEGNKRGTATLLSGPFAPDPVLHPECYSARGTARRPRISAKASHILERGQRGVIRELLEADCYPATEIIKPKERELNFRKENILRLREIQRRCKESEAERARSAPLKALWTSSKYDNIRSKFMEDLQITSPAVKPQCRNFLKAHSKNKVPPRPHSTSTAVTLRQSCTPIQDKNLQVKGQTIDFIRYNALAAGKTMQRSQSLTNLQDKPVPSAAIGQVPQYIKERKKQWRKEEEEEKRKKLNPSVPDGHTLMTDSDRQETLKRLKENHRSLVTELLLLPLKADNLSVRARRAYLDRRLSEIEEAIKIFSRAKVYVKLNS; translated from the exons CCCTCCAGACCCGTCACTGTTTCCCCAGTATTACAAAAGGCCTGCTTCAG CTCTGGGTCGTTTGGAAGGAAACAAACGGGGTACGGCGACCCTGCTGTCAGGGCCCTTCGCTCCAGATCCTGTACTGCACCCCGAATGCTACAGCGCGAGAGGTACAGCACGACGTCCACGCATCAGCGCAAAAGCTTCTCACATTCTAGAACGTGGGCAGAGAGGTGTCATAAGGGAGCTCCTGGAAGCGGATTGTTATCCTGCCACAGAGATAATTAAACCTA AAGAGCGAGAGTTGAACTTCCGTAAAGAGAACATCCTACGTCTTCGGGAAATCCAGAGGCGTTGCAAAGAAAGTGAAGCTGAGAGGGCTCGCTCCGCTCCACTCAAAGCTTTGTGGACTTCTTCTAAATACGACAATATCCGATCCAAATTCATGGAAGACTTACAG attaccagtccggccGTGAAACCGCAGTGTCGAAACTTTCTCAAGGCTCACTCTAAAAATAAAGTGCCGCCGAGACCGCACTCGACATCCACCGCTGTGACCCTGCGTCAGTCTTGCACACCCATACAGGACAAGAATTTGCAA GTGAAAGGccagaccatagacttcatcagGTATAATGCACTGGCTGCAGGAAAAACAATGCAGAGGTCACAGTCACTGACAAACCTGCAGGATAAACCAGTGCCCAGTGCTGCGATAGGCCAGGTTCCTCAGTA CATAAAAGAGAGGAAAAAGCAGTGGcgtaaagaggaggaggaggagaaaaggaagaaaCTTAATCCATCAGTTCCAGATGGACACACTTTAATGACTGACAGCGACAGGCAAGAAACTCTGAAGAGGCTGAAAGAGA ATCATCGCTCTTTGGTGACAGAGTTGCTGTTGCTGCCGCTTAAAGCGGACAACCTGAGCGTTCGCGCGCGCCGCGCTTACCTCGATAGAAGACTTTCTGAGATCGAGGAAGCGATCAAAATATTTTCCAGGGCTAAAGTTTATGTCAAACTTAATTCATAA
- the polb gene encoding DNA polymerase beta, which translates to MSKRKAPQESLNEGITDFLVELANYEKNVNRAIHKYNAYRKAASTIAKYPQKIRNGEEAKKLDGVGAKIAEKIDEYLQTGTLRKLEKIRNDDTSSSINFLTRVTGIGPAAARKFFEEGVKSLEDLKKIEHKLNHHQQIGLKYFEEFEKRIPRAEMEKMETLIIGELTKIDTEYIGTICGSYRRGAASSGDIDILLTHPDFTSQSEKQPKLLHAVVDHLESIGFVTDTLSKGDSKFMGVCQLQQGDEDEEEYLHRRIDIRLIPKDQYYCGVLYFTGSDIFNKNMRTHALEKGFTLNEYTIRPLGVTGVAGEPLLVDSEKDIFDYIHYKYREPKDRSE; encoded by the exons ATGAGCAAGAGAAAAGCCCCGCAGGAATCTCTTAACGAGGGAATCACAGACTTCCTTGTGg aGCTAGCTAACTACGAGAAGAACGTCAACAGGGCAATTCACAAATACAATGCATACAG gaAAGCAGCCTCTACAATTGCCAAGTACCCTCAAAAGATCAGAAATGGGGAAGAAGCTAAGAAACTG GATGGAGTTGGGGCCAAAATAGCTGAAAAGATTGATGAGTACCTACAGACAGGAACACTACGGAAACTGGAAAAG ATTCGAAACGATGACACCAGCTCCTCCATCAATTTTCTCACAAGAGTAACTGGAATTGG CCCAGCTGCTGCCAGGAAGTTCTTTGAAGAAGGAGTGAAGAGTCTCGAAG ATTTGAAGAAGATAGAACACAAGCTTAACCATCATCAACAGATTGGGCTCAA GTACTTTGAAGAGTTTGAGAAAAGGATCCCACGAGCTGAGATGGAAAAGATGGag ACACTTATCATTGGGGAGTTGACAAAGATTGACACGGAATACATCGGAACGATCTGCGGAAGTTATAGGAGGG GTGCTGCATCGAGTGGTGATATTGATATTTTGCTAACCCACCCGGACTTCACTTCACAGTCTGAAAAACAA CCCAAACTCCTCCACGCTGTGGTAGATCATTTAGAGTCCATTGGCTTTGTGACCGACACTCTATCCAAAGGGGATTCCAAGTTCATG GGAGTGTGTCAGCTGCAGCAAGGAGATGAAGATGAGGAAGAATACCTTCACAGGCGCATTGATATAAG GTTGATCCCCAAGGACCAGTACTACTGTGGTGTTCTGTATTTCACCGGTAGTGATATCTTCAATAAAAACATGAGAACTCATGCTTTGGAGAAGGGCTTCACACTCAACGAGTACACAATTCGGCCACTTGGCGTCACTG gTGTGGCAGGGGAGCCTCTGTTGGTGGATAGTGAAAAAGATATCTTTGATTACATCCACTACAAATACAGGGAGCCTAAGGATCGCAGCGAGTAA
- the dynll1 gene encoding dynein light chain 1, cytoplasmic, with protein sequence MAERKAVIKNADMSEDMQQDAVECATQALEKYNIEKDIAAYIKKEFDKKYNPTWHCIVGRNFGSYVTHETKHFIYFYLGQVAILLFKSG encoded by the exons ATGGCCGAAAGGAAAGCGGTGATCAAGAATGCTGACATGTCCGAGGACATGCAGCAGGACGCGGTGGAGTGCGCCACCCAGGCCCTGGAGAAGTACAATATTGAGAAAGACATCGCTGCCTACATCAAGAAG GAATTTGACAAGAAATACAACCCGACTTGGCACTGCATCGTAGGAAGAAATTTTGGCAGCTACGTGACTCACGAGACCAAACATTTCATCTATTTCTACTTGGGCCAGGTGGCCATCTTGCTTTTCAAGTCCGGCTGA
- the enkd1 gene encoding enkurin domain-containing protein 1 isoform X1, with amino-acid sequence MCEGPSSICGPIPPDPSLFPQYYKRPASALGRLEGNKRGTATLLSGPFAPDPVLHPECYSARGTARRPRISAKASHILERGQRGVIRELLEADCYPATEIIKPKERELNFRKENILRLREIQRRCKESEAERARSAPLKALWTSSKYDNIRSKFMEDLQITSPAVKPQCRNFLKAHSKNKVPPRPHSTSTAVTLRQSCTPIQDKNLQVKGQTIDFIRYNALAAGKTMQRSQSLTNLQDKPVPSAAIGQVPQYLVINSIKERKKQWRKEEEEEKRKKLNPSVPDGHTLMTDSDRQETLKRLKENHRSLVTELLLLPLKADNLSVRARRAYLDRRLSEIEEAIKIFSRAKVYVKLNS; translated from the exons CCCTCCAGACCCGTCACTGTTTCCCCAGTATTACAAAAGGCCTGCTTCAG CTCTGGGTCGTTTGGAAGGAAACAAACGGGGTACGGCGACCCTGCTGTCAGGGCCCTTCGCTCCAGATCCTGTACTGCACCCCGAATGCTACAGCGCGAGAGGTACAGCACGACGTCCACGCATCAGCGCAAAAGCTTCTCACATTCTAGAACGTGGGCAGAGAGGTGTCATAAGGGAGCTCCTGGAAGCGGATTGTTATCCTGCCACAGAGATAATTAAACCTA AAGAGCGAGAGTTGAACTTCCGTAAAGAGAACATCCTACGTCTTCGGGAAATCCAGAGGCGTTGCAAAGAAAGTGAAGCTGAGAGGGCTCGCTCCGCTCCACTCAAAGCTTTGTGGACTTCTTCTAAATACGACAATATCCGATCCAAATTCATGGAAGACTTACAG attaccagtccggccGTGAAACCGCAGTGTCGAAACTTTCTCAAGGCTCACTCTAAAAATAAAGTGCCGCCGAGACCGCACTCGACATCCACCGCTGTGACCCTGCGTCAGTCTTGCACACCCATACAGGACAAGAATTTGCAA GTGAAAGGccagaccatagacttcatcagGTATAATGCACTGGCTGCAGGAAAAACAATGCAGAGGTCACAGTCACTGACAAACCTGCAGGATAAACCAGTGCCCAGTGCTGCGATAGGCCAGGTTCCTCAGTA TTTGGTTATAAACAGCATAAAAGAGAGGAAAAAGCAGTGGcgtaaagaggaggaggaggagaaaaggaagaaaCTTAATCCATCAGTTCCAGATGGACACACTTTAATGACTGACAGCGACAGGCAAGAAACTCTGAAGAGGCTGAAAGAGA ATCATCGCTCTTTGGTGACAGAGTTGCTGTTGCTGCCGCTTAAAGCGGACAACCTGAGCGTTCGCGCGCGCCGCGCTTACCTCGATAGAAGACTTTCTGAGATCGAGGAAGCGATCAAAATATTTTCCAGGGCTAAAGTTTATGTCAAACTTAATTCATAA